TCCGGACGCTCATAGGCCCAGGCCATGTGCTGAGGCTGTCCGACAGTTTTCCGAACAGCCGGGTTACCGCTGTGAGCGCCGTCGGGGCGTTTGAGTGTCTCTTTGGGAGGTACCGCGGTCAGGATCGGATCGACGTTTTTCATCTCCGGCTGAAACCGCATGTGATAGTACCACTCATCATTGATGGAAAATGGTTTGACGCCATTCGCAATCGGATGCGCGGGCAGGCTTTTGTAGTCGGCGGTCCAGTGCGGATTGACCGACCACCATTCTTCAAAATAGCCGCCGATCCAGCGCAGGAAGGCGTCCCCGGATTTCCCTTTGGGAACTTCCACACCATAGTGAATGTTGACCATCCCCACGCCCTGCTTTGCCAGTTCGTCGAGCTCGTCCAGATGCTCGTTGTAAGGATGGCGGCCACCTCCATCGCAGTAAATCACAATGGAATCAGCGTCCTGCAAAATCGAAGCGTCTTTTGGCCAGCCTTCGGTGACCACGGTCGCTTCGATATTCAAACCACTGTTATTCAATGCCTCGGCCAGCAGCATGCAGCCGGCACGATGTTCGTGTGCCCCGTAACCGTGACTTTTTTTACCGGCGATCAGGACGACTTTTTTTTTAGCGCCATCAGTGGATGACGTCTCCCTGGATGCCGGCAGTTCTTTGAGTTGAATATCGCGGAACTGCACTTCCATGGGAGGGCCTGCGTGCAACTGCAGTGCGATCAGCCCTTTGTCGCGTCGCATGTCGACATCATTGTCGGTCACGTCGACCGTGGTAATGCCGTTGATCTTGTGAATGAAATGATTACCGCGGGCGATGATGTGATAGTCATTCCAGTCTTCTTTTTTGATGTGCTTCTGAATCTCATCGGTATCGCCGACAGAACCGACCACCTTGGGTTTGTGATTCTTGCCGATCACAGTCTTCTCGCCCCGTAGCGCGAGAATGCCGCGAAACTTTTCGCCGTAGAGGATTCCCGAATATTTATCGCCGGCTTCCATGTCCGC
The DNA window shown above is from Gimesia chilikensis and carries:
- a CDS encoding DUF1080 domain-containing protein — protein: MTSQRLFRIHTSLFCSLICLILATPRLLQAEDKGFQPIFDGKTLKNWDGDPRFWSVKDGAITGITTKDNPTQGNTFIIWRGGEPGDFELKLQYKIIGHNSGIQYRSFPIKGADKWRIGGYQADMEAGDKYSGILYGEKFRGILALRGEKTVIGKNHKPKVVGSVGDTDEIQKHIKKEDWNDYHIIARGNHFIHKINGITTVDVTDNDVDMRRDKGLIALQLHAGPPMEVQFRDIQLKELPASRETSSTDGAKKKVVLIAGKKSHGYGAHEHRAGCMLLAEALNNSGLNIEATVVTEGWPKDASILQDADSIVIYCDGGGRHPYNEHLDELDELAKQGVGMVNIHYGVEVPKGKSGDAFLRWIGGYFEEWWSVNPHWTADYKSLPAHPIANGVKPFSINDEWYYHMRFQPEMKNVDPILTAVPPKETLKRPDGAHSGNPAVRKTVGQPQHMAWAYERPDGGRGFGFTGGHFHWNWGNDDFRKLVLNAIAWSAQAEVPADGVASAPVTLEQLEANQDYPQPDNFNPARIKALLAQWNQ